A window of Plodia interpunctella isolate USDA-ARS_2022_Savannah chromosome 3, ilPloInte3.2, whole genome shotgun sequence genomic DNA:
GACTTGATTCGAGTTGCGATTGAGAAAATATATCGTTTTTGACCGTGAGAGGAAAGCGAAGGTTAAATACCCATCACGGGAAGAGACACCCTTCTTATTCTCCATATTAGATTTCGCTATGTTCTATGGTAATCGTGGCTTGTCATCACAATCGTTGTTCCCAGTCCCTTACTTCATATCTCCGATCAACATTCGTGTTGACATCGGCCACGTTGCTAGTGATAAATGTTTgttgttctattttttattttgaaacttcACCTGTCCATGTTATTGGGCTTCGGAGCGTCAACCTCAAATAGAACACAcgaggatgagagagatgTGCTGCAAAAATTTTACGACagaaagttgtatttccatcaacctaaattcattatttcaaaagaTTTAGTCTTTTCAAAATGGCCGAAGAAAGCTTTATAGAAAATGAAAGGCCAAAAACAAAAGACGCTTTTACTTTTAAACCTTACCATTGAGTAGAACTCGCAAAATGCATAAATAGCTAATAATACTGACATTTGTGCTCACcgccataaataaattaaacaatggcATTTGTCGCCTGCTTACTGCTTAGATCTTTATGTTCTAATGAATGGTGTGGCCATTGTCATTCAAATGTGCCGTGAAACGCCATGTCCAGACAATTTGATGACAGACATGCATCGCCTCTCCAAGTATTACAAGAATCAAATCAAGAAATTTATCATACGataatgagaaataaatttcattttataatagttttggCTACAAATTACTTTGTGGTTTTAGTTATTAAAGAGTATCTACAGTCTTCCATATAACAGTGTTATCATTAGCACTTGTCACTCAAAATGACAGCAATAAGTTTAAATACAACAAGACACGGATCTCTAACGATAACACATTGCTAATGGCTCGTAAATCCCCAACACCTGTACACAGTTAACAAAGTACAGATGCAATCACGTGAGAAATTGAAAGTCACAATAGTACTTTTAGATACTGTTGCAGTAACAACAGGAAAATTGTTAACAAGACGAATGGTGTGTGGAACGAGGCACACGCCACACATTAAAgtaactttcgcttttatccACAACTTTGTTCGTTCATTTTGACTTTACGATATCGATACAGTAACGACACGTAATCTTTTCCTACAATCATTAATACGTAATTTAATTGTTGCAGATGGCGTAGACAAGCGGACAAAGATATCCATCACAAATGTTGTTAAGCAATCTAATGGAAGACGAAGCAATTTCGACGAACAAATTGATCACATCAATAAAAGGCTTCAACCCCAACGGGAGAGAGCATGGAACTATTAAGACGCTCCTGAAAAATTTTATACTACCTGATAATAATAGCATGGCTATCAAAGAAAGTAAAAGTAACGACAAATGTGTCTATTCTGTCCCGATTACAACTTTGTCGCCTGTGAATCATAGAATGAAGTCTATAAATGAGGCCAAAATGGCGTTTTTAAACTCCACAGTAAACAATACGCCACCCCGGCCTCCGCCAATTGTCAAGAAGATTGAACCAACTGTTCATTATGCTCAGTTAGCAATCACTACCTCTAGCGAAGACACCAGAAGTACAGGTGGaggtaaaaatatcaaaacgaATAGACAAGatatcaaagaaaataaattaaactctTTACCGATAGACATATCACCCAATGTTAAGAAAAAAGTGGAACAACAACAAAGAAAAGTTagcttcaaaattaaaaatgcatCAACATCTTACCGGAGGCCACCATTAGCGATGAAaacaatgacaataaaaagtaGTAATGTCGCTGAATTGACCAAGAAATTTAACAACTTAGTGACTGATTCCCATAACACACCTTTCAAACAATCCAAGCTTGTCAAAACTATAGAAGATTTGCAAACAAACTCTCTTTTTACGGCCAGTAACAGTTCTACACCGTCTTCAACTCTTAGCTCTAGCccgaatataaaaattgttgtgCGACAGAAAAGGGGTTCTCGAAGACGAAATAATAGAAAACGATGTTCCAGTATGGATTCTATAGACAAATTACTAGTATCTGATAATTCTTCAACCAAAATCGGTGTTATTCGATCAAAATCTGATGGAACAAAGATACCAAAATCTCCAAAACGGCAATTAAAGTATAATGACGCTAGCACAAAGCAAAGTGGATCAGATTGTGTGGATGGCAGCCCTGTTAATCCGAAAGATGCCGAACcaaagaaagataaaaatatgccGCAAAACAACGTAGTGAAAAATGTGATTAAAAAGTTTGAATGTGAAATAACGGCTCAATCAAATGTTAGcacattaaagaaaaataatgataatgctAAAAGTACAATACCcataaaagaaaaacctaAAGTACCTGAAAAGAAATCATCATTAGTTTTAACGAAAAATTTGGTAGTTAAAGATGGTGTTCCTAAAATAAGAACTATAAAAccgttaataaataatactattcaAAAACAATGCGAACATTTTAAACCAAGCTCGccaaattctttaaaaaagaaagaaccTATTTATTCTTCATacgaaaaaaagaaatttaaaacaaactatGTACATTTAGAAAAATTACCCCTCAAAGTGGTTGAGATTATCCAAGAAGATGTAAATGAAAGTActtctataattataaattcagaTGATTCTCAAGGAGCTACTCCAAGTAAACAAGATGAGGAGAAAACTTACCAAGATTTAAGTTCATGCATAACCCCTAATGAGTCGTTTttgtggagaagaaaaagtagtaCTTATTCAGATATCGAAAAATCTCCTTCCGACAGCCCTTACAGTATCTTATGCATATCTAACAATGAAGTTATTGTTAATAGTGAACAAGATATTCCAGAGAAGTTACTAAAACATGAATctcaaaaattgaaattagatGAATctcaaaattgtaatgacgGCTCGAAGAGTCCTAAATGGGATCCTTGTTCTGATTTTGAGTCAAATCTCGTCGAAGCTATTAACAAAGATGTTCTTGTGGGCTTCACAACTAAATCACAGAAGAAATCCTTGGTTGAAAACGATTATGAACTTTTGGAACCAAAAGATACTGAAAACATCACCATCATCCCCATCAAAGCAGTAGATACAACtatatcatcaaaaataaattgtccaTTGCCAGAAATTCCCAAAAAGAGTCCTTCTGCATCAGTCAATGAAGTGGCAAAAGACAATATTTACCAGTGTCTTTTAGAGCTCCGATCACATCCAGAAGGTGACGAGAGCAGTTTTCATAACTATGAGCTTTGTGACAATAAACTTGAAGAAAGGACACGAGGAGATGGCGACAGCGACGATGGATATGAATATTGTAAATCACTCGTCAAACCTTATTGTGTGACTTCCAGCTCGGGTATTCAAATAGCAGAAAACTACCGTCCTGAGGCTGATAGTAACAGAAAGAACTATCTAATATCCAAATCTGTAAGTGGGACATCAACTGTAAGCTACGAGAAGATTGGATCTGAAAGGATTTACGAAAAGATTCCCCCTCATCCTAAGTCTAAGGACAGTAGTCCTAATAGTTATGGCAGTAGACACTCATTTGCATCAGATTACACGGGGTACAACGAGTCGGAGAATATTTACGATACGATAAAACACGGGGACGGTGCTTCCTTGTCGCACTGCTACGAGAGTATTCCAAATAGTCCGAGTATGGTGAAGCTGCGGAATAATGTGAAGAAGCAGCTAACTTCTGCGATACAAAAACGTTTATCATTTGACACCGTGTCGAACATAAGCCATTGCACGTTATCCAGCGAGCAGAAGACGAATAGTATCTACGGCCAGAGGTCTGTGTTGAGCTACAATGGACAAGAGATCGCGTTTCAAGTTCCTAGCAGCGAAACCAGCGTCAGTGATAGGAGCGACGACTGGGTCGACATATCTGATGAGGAGAAAAATGAGGAGCAGAagattattatgtaagtaccacaattcatcaaaaatcaataaaaatcacattgcggcaacatctagtttaagGTACAATACTAAGTCTTTTTAATATGCCCGAACATAAACCGAAGAATGTCATAGGTCAAAACTATAGTAGTATCGTGTTTATCGTGCAATCAAAATGTGATTGACCCAATTTGCCGCTTATGCAGATATTGCAATATGTTTATATCATAGATTTTGGAGAGCATTGTAAACATTACTATCTgttttcgataaaaaaaataaaagtattaaggAGGGTTCCAGTGAGACTGACACACTAGCTAACAATACACGTCTGCGCTTAGCTAAAcattcaaacaaataatttattataatttttaaaatgaattgttTCCTGTTGGATTATAGAGTCCAAGAAGTAAGCCGTGGAAGGAAAAGTCCCATTAGCTGGTCTCAGAAGGTGCGGCATCAGTGGCAAAATTCGCCCGAGCAAAGCAACAAACAAAAAGGTaagtgtttattttacttactcACTTTCAGAGACAAATCGTAAAATTTCTCTTTTATTGTTGACTAGATAATGTCCGGggctccgctcccgtgggaattttgagataaaatatagcttatagcaatcttggataatctacctttctaatggtgaaaaaatttttgaaatcggttcgatagtttcggagattacccgcctcaaacatacagactcacaaacgcttacctctttataataatagtatagattatcaATAGCGCCATCTATGGCTTTATGTACAAAGTGCAAGTGAAAGGGTGCATTCGTCATTCTATTGTAGTTTGACGTTGATCACGCTAGATGGCAACGCTTAATCGAATAACTTTGTTTCTTCCGTGGAAAATATTTccatgtattaaaaaaatgccaattttaataacaaaaacctACATTAAACATAAGTCTTCGAAATGCCcttgatgtatttttatgaatagcaCTGTTTTGTTGCAATCTAATATCAGAATTAAggaaaacaacaacaacaaacaagATTGTAATTagcttcaattttaattagttcTGATCCCAACCTTGTCGCAGGCATTCTTAGATAATCGCACGTCCTAATTTCCATCAAACAGTACCCAGGCTATTGCACGTCGATGTACAAGTGTCATAaactatgtttatttgttgctTTGCAACGCAACACTCATTTACATTACATGCCGAACGTGTAAAGTATAGAGCTCACACAAGAATAACTTAAGTCTTAATTATGGGTTGCCATGTTCGCTCCTAATGCTGTCAATTAATATACTTTAGATATAAAACACCGAAAAGAGCTATTTGTGTGCAAGGGCCTGccctaattttttttctttctctatGCAACTTAGATTTGCATCAAGGAATTTGACATAGAATGGCTCTCCATTGTTTGTCAAATTGACCATATCTTTCTTGATCTTGTCCTTGATTTTATGATTGATTTCAGCAGAAAATACACAATTTCCTTTTTACAAGTTTACCTCCCTTAGCGAACATTTATAGGATTATTGTGAATGCTCTTGTCTATAAACAGTAGAACGCTGTGTCCTCGTGCCTGTGTCCTCTGCAACACTAGGTGTTTACCAACCAATCTTACCATACAATTCTATAAAAGAAATCcattttgtacagtcaacagcacatcaaggtACTCTGCATGAacttctatggcgcggtaatagcggcgcgagattgcaatgaatttgtgtaggttgatgtgccgTTGACTGTGCTCTTTAAAGACAACAGTCTGTCTTAGAGTTCAGTTAGAGTTCTGTGTTGCTATATAAGTTGGCTACAGTGGGCAGTGTAACGACAATGATGCAACAAGTTCACGGGCCGGTGTGTGGGCGGCTGCCGGATTCCTGAGCCGATTGAATCCGTTTTGTTACACCTTTTTGTTAGTATATTCTCTTTGTTGTGAGCTTTATGCCGACACACACTATCagcgaactcggacagatgcaGCCGCGAATTCGTGATCATTGCGTAGTTGGGGCGAGAGCTTTTACTTACCACAAGGAAATAGCAGCAATGTATACATTGCTGCTATTTCCTTCAAAGTTCAGCAAAATGTATTACGATAGCCAACATTGAATAGAAATACAATATCACGACGACGAGTTCAGATATATCCCTTATtcgtaataatattgtaataagaaaagatttgtatttttatttgtaacgaataaactcaaaaattaccggaccgattttgatgaattcgaaaggctattttttattatggttttacccgagtgaagccggaaCGGGACGCTAGTTTACATTAATATGAGTGGAGCAACAAACTACTATATATCATTTATGGCACCAACGTCGTTTGGTTTTTCTACTTTTGCATTCACTACAAacgtaaagtaaaataaaatgagaacACATTTACTAGAAAATCAAGTGGAATAATAGCAATATTgatctatatttattacggGTGCTCTGACCCTAGTAAGTACAGCCGACGTTACAGTACGGGTGGCAACCCTTCTAGTAGCAGATAGCTGGTGCAGATAAAGTCGACCTACTTAGATATTATGATAGCAACCCCATGATGGCGTGCCGGTCGATGTATCGTTTCGAAAAAAATTCAGTCtgtatctatttattcatgtaaatcatatcaatattattcttatgttataaatgcgaaagtctgtctatacGTCACGGTTTCACGCCTAAACCGCTACTGGGCCGATTGAATAGATAattgaaatttcatcaaaatcggccagTTAACAGATTCATTCTTCAAATACACACAACTAGTGCTCTAATAAAAATTGCATGTgaatttcctatttttttcaTGAGTATTAACACAttatcttattaaataaagatcTACAAAAAATGCGTAATGTTATTAcgtaatattatgattatatcagtgaataaaaatagttaccaTCTCACAATAATAATTGTCTATGTCCTGATGAAAGTAAAAGGCACATTCAATGACCATTCACTTTCTGTCTATCGCATATCGCATTTTTTCTAAACTGGCTTTCCCGTTACCACCAAATATACTATTTAGTGTTTATCTACACTGTggtttattgttattgatttGGTATGATTCTGTACAAATCATATGGGAATAATGCTACTTaagaaaatatctaatattctTATCAGCTGTGAAAGCATGTGCCctttaatcgcctcgtacgacatccacgggacgATTTGGAGTTGTCCTATTTGAGACCACAAACCACATCATTCATCATGATCAAATATGGGcgttgatttaaaaatgtggTAATTTCAATTAGAGCTACTATTGGAGCtaacacaatctgtgtgatttgttctatatacaatacatattgtTTATTCCACTGATTTCAGCAATGCCATTTACAGACACACAAACTTGTCTCACTTGAAGTTTACGACATTACAACCAATAAGCAACAGATTACCATAACAGTAACTGTCCCTTTGGACACATTTCATTTCAGTCTAAATTGTGATTGTGTTTAAACAGCTCAGCTCATATTTAGCTAGTAGATACAGATTATTAGGTAGTCTAAGTAAATTAACTGAGCCTCGGTTGCACCAGTCTACTTTGATGTCAACCTGCGATATCCCTACGTGTTCtaacaaagtcctttgccgagtctgtctgtctcttcgcaatatactcaaaaactaccgggtggattttcaccaatatatctAATCTATGTATTGATAATTCCTGAGAAAAGTTGAGGAGCATAATTTATGATGCCGAGATTTATTatcccgagcgaagccaagaAATAGTATTAGAAAAAATGGCCAACTTTGCGCAGATTAATGTTTAAAGTGACTGTGgcttatattattgaaatattaaattttgtgcgtttaaaataaataaatatataggacaaatcacacagattgaactagccccaaagtaaattcgaaacttatgttatgggatactaactcaacgatgctatattttataacaaatacatatatagataaacatccaagacccgggccaatcagaaaaatatcattttccgtcatgacccgaccggggatcgaacctgggacctctcggttcagaggcaagcgctttaccactgcgccaccgaagtcgtcatAATCAGGTTGTCAATAAAATCCTTTGTTATAATCAGGGTTTGTACAAATTCGATCTTTTTGGATAACTCCGAATTGAAGCTCTATTTGGGCCAAACTGACCAGTTGTTTTTCGATCGAATCaccatatttaaaatgaaaaaaagtgttattttttcctatttcaatatttttgcgTTAGTCTAATTACAACAAATGATTTTGAAGTCGCGCTTTCTTGCCCAATGTGAGCGTTATCGTACATATTTCGATTAGCCATGAGCCAACAAACAATTGTCACTTAACTTTGTCGGTGGTCACCACTTCCTTATTGGGCAACTGAGCAAACTATTTGGCTTATCTCATTTCTGCATTGAATTAGCGTAGGTGCCTGTTGTACCAATTCCATTAGTTTCTCTAGGTAGCTGTTGAGTTTGTTATTTTCGATGGAGAATTTGATATTAAGAATGCAAACAAAgacaacaatataaaagaCGTGTTGTAAATGTTATGGCATTAGACAAGTCTaataaatcctaactaatattataaatgtaaaagtaagtttgtttgttgtctTCACACTCTGTCTACTCAAactcaatcttcttgaaattttgcataaatgtaagtatggagaaggacatagggtatcatcccggaaaaataactgtttcctGTGTTAAATATACGCGGGCgtagccgcaggcaaaagctagtctaaCATCAGTgttagtgaaaataaaatatcacgcGAGAGAAGTCGAGGATGTCATCTAAAACCGCGCAAAGAGTAGAAGAAATAGTAGGATCTCTTTCCTACCTtttcgtaattatttttttcttaatttaatgtaactattttatgaaatacacTCTGGTGATCACGTTACGTACGCCCTAAAGCGTAACAATGAGAggaaagagagagataaacGCTCTATAACAATACGac
This region includes:
- the Exn gene encoding uncharacterized protein Exn isoform X1, producing MLLSNLMEDEAISTNKLITSIKGFNPNGREHGTIKTLLKNFILPDNNSMAIKESKSNDKCVYSVPITTLSPVNHRMKSINEAKMAFLNSTVNNTPPRPPPIVKKIEPTVHYAQLAITTSSEDTRSTGGGKNIKTNRQDIKENKLNSLPIDISPNVKKKVEQQQRKVSFKIKNASTSYRRPPLAMKTMTIKSSNVAELTKKFNNLVTDSHNTPFKQSKLVKTIEDLQTNSLFTASNSSTPSSTLSSSPNIKIVVRQKRGSRRRNNRKRCSSMDSIDKLLVSDNSSTKIGVIRSKSDGTKIPKSPKRQLKYNDASTKQSGSDCVDGSPVNPKDAEPKKDKNMPQNNVVKNVIKKFECEITAQSNVSTLKKNNDNAKSTIPIKEKPKVPEKKSSLVLTKNLVVKDGVPKIRTIKPLINNTIQKQCEHFKPSSPNSLKKKEPIYSSYEKKKFKTNYVHLEKLPLKVVEIIQEDVNESTSIIINSDDSQGATPSKQDEEKTYQDLSSCITPNESFLWRRKSSTYSDIEKSPSDSPYSILCISNNEVIVNSEQDIPEKLLKHESQKLKLDESQNCNDGSKSPKWDPCSDFESNLVEAINKDVLVGFTTKSQKKSLVENDYELLEPKDTENITIIPIKAVDTTISSKINCPLPEIPKKSPSASVNEVAKDNIYQCLLELRSHPEGDESSFHNYELCDNKLEERTRGDGDSDDGYEYCKSLVKPYCVTSSSGIQIAENYRPEADSNRKNYLISKSVSGTSTVSYEKIGSERIYEKIPPHPKSKDSSPNSYGSRHSFASDYTGYNESENIYDTIKHGDGASLSHCYESIPNSPSMVKLRNNVKKQLTSAIQKRLSFDTVSNISHCTLSSEQKTNSIYGQRSVLSYNGQEIAFQVPSSETSVSDRSDDWVDISDEEKNEEQKIIIVQEVSRGRKSPISWSQKVRHQWQNSPEQSNKQKDCDSSDSGHLYESLEPAPAPPAPALIDDDFDSFDSDSDDDHGQYSPAAPALPASRLPSPPIERGQYTLTKIASAAQRKMRQIKRNLTKRYSEAMDGKTLKLSPSPQNGTYETKPKPKSPIYANCDDQHVYSNISFPDSKPMLIKTENPVKANGFKDELKTAIGEKRLSNGDPPPLPDKPPPEKPTTPTSDNSKKDSGTLSRKTYFSFKSRFRRSSSSVMDINSDVPSALKITNSTFYLTDSIDGDSGFSNCSDGAPGSTETLSPASAPRRRDGRRPWAESSPCLTVDRAERSDRSERLSRPAVPPPPPPGPHPPTDLSAVNEELKRLLPTLSRKEKGPRTRTSWYAGCGADTPTVVHHSTASWYAEAGVPPAGHVSSSSGASSGSHPASPLPRSLFTHEPLYQFYNAAKVESVCRELGDSDSDAYEASGSGGGSVEGAPPSARPSAMALVAPRGPARTLWCEVPEVVNSAVLSSLAPAQKRLQEAKFELLTSEASYLNSLNVLETQFVSHPAFRDPHVLTNDDFHMLFATILPVRKCSQLLMNELEKCWQENILLTGICEIVRTHADQHFHVYVKYCENQALMVRALQRLRDKPAFAAALRRVESHPACQSLSLHSFLMLPMQRVTRLPLLMDAVLKNLSREDEEHQSCRDALNTLNSFVSACNEGARNTERVEEMFRVSRAIEFPAHVRNAPLLGPACSRRDKKPVRWLVRSGEMTQLVWKTDEMKLTFGKKFHKTPLYLFLFNDLLVITKKKSEDSYIAVDHCPRSLLEVCSAEGAGVGGGGGGGGGAGGGAGGARHALLLTLLENHEGRTLEMLMSCSSETDASRWSEALAPAAAGADGEAVYAGWDCPQVAALYSYTPAQPDELRLAEGDVINVSRKTSEGWYYGERTRDGEAGWFPGAYTAEIASAHVRARNLRQRYRLLALSATYVGQKKRVL
- the Exn gene encoding uncharacterized protein Exn isoform X4 translates to MLLSNLMEDEAISTNKLITSIKGFNPNGREHGTIKTLLKNFILPDNNSMAIKESKSNDKCVYSVPITTLSPVNHRMKSINEAKMAFLNSTVNNTPPRPPPIVKKIEPTVHYAQLAITTSSEDTRSTGGGKNIKTNRQDIKENKLNSLPIDISPNVKKKVEQQQRKVSFKIKNASTSYRRPPLAMKTMTIKSSNVAELTKKFNNLVTDSHNTPFKQSKLVKTIEDLQTNSLFTASNSSTPSSTLSSSPNIKIVVRQKRGSRRRNNRKRCSSMDSIDKLLVSDNSSTKIGVIRSKSDGTKIPKSPKRQLKYNDASTKQSGSDCVDGSPVNPKDAEPKKDKNMPQNNVVKNVIKKFECEITAQSNVSTLKKNNDNAKSTIPIKEKPKVPEKKSSLVLTKNLVVKDGVPKIRTIKPLINNTIQKQCEHFKPSSPNSLKKKEPIYSSYEKKKFKTNYVHLEKLPLKVVEIIQEDVNESTSIIINSDDSQGATPSKQDEEKTYQDLSSCITPNESFLWRRKSSTYSDIEKSPSDSPYSILCISNNEVIVNSEQDIPEKLLKHESQKLKLDESQNCNDGSKSPKWDPCSDFESNLVEAINKDVLVGFTTKSQKKSLVENDYELLEPKDTENITIIPIKAVDTTISSKINCPLPEIPKKSPSASVNEVAKDNIYQCLLELRSHPEGDESSFHNYELCDNKLEERTRGDGDSDDGYEYCKSLVKPYCVTSSSGIQIAENYRPEADSNRKNYLISKSVSGTSTVSYEKIGSERIYEKIPPHPKSKDSSPNSYGSRHSFASDYTGYNESENIYDTIKHGDGASLSHCYESIPNSPSMVKLRNNVKKQLTSAIQKRLSFDTVSNISHCTLSSEQKTNSIYGQRSVLSYNGQEIAFQVPSSETSVSDRSDDWVDISDEEKNEEQKIIIVQEVSRGRKSPISWSQKVRHQWQNSPEQSNKQKDCDSSDSGHLYESLEPAPAPPAPALIDDDFDSFDSDSDDDHGQYSPAAPALPASRLPSPPIERGQYTLTKIASAAQRKMRQIKRNLTKRYSEAMDGKTLKLSPSPQNGTYETKPKPKSPIYANCDDQHVYSNISFPDSKPMLIKTENPVKANGFKDELKTAIGEKRLSNGDPPPLPDKPPPEKPTTPTSDNSKKDSGTLSRKTYFSFKSRFRRSSSSVMDINSDVPSALKITNSTFYLTDSIDGDSGFSNCSDGAPGSTETLSPASAPRRRDELKRLLPTLSRKEKGPRTRTSWYAGCGADTPTVVHHSTASWYAEAGVPPAGHVSSSSGASSGSHPASPLPRSLFTHEPLYQFYNAAKVESVCRELGDSDSDAYEASGSGGGSVEGAPPSARPSAMALVAPRGPARTLWCEVPEVVNSAVLSSLAPAQKRLQEAKFELLTSEASYLNSLNVLETQFVSHPAFRDPHVLTNDDFHMLFATILPVRKCSQLLMNELEKCWQENILLTGICEIVRTHADQHFHVYVKYCENQALMVRALQRLRDKPAFAAALRRVESHPACQSLSLHSFLMLPMQRVTRLPLLMDAVLKNLSREDEEHQSCRDALNTLNSFVSACNEGARNTERVEEMFRVSRAIEFPAHVRNAPLLGPACSRRDKKPVRWLVRSGEMTQLVWKTDEMKLTFGKKFHKTPLYLFLFNDLLVITKKKSEDSYIAVDHCPRSLLEVCSAEGAGVGGGGGGGGGAGGGAGGARHALLLTLLENHEGRTLEMLMSCSSETDASRWSEALAPAAAGADGEAVYAGWDCPQVAALYSYTPAQPDELRLAEGDVINVSRKTSEGWYYGERTRDGEAGWFPGAYTAEIASAHVRARNLRQRYRLLALSATYVGQKKRVL
- the Exn gene encoding uncharacterized protein Exn isoform X2, which produces MLLSNLMEDEAISTNKLITSIKGFNPNGREHGTIKTLLKNFILPDNNSMAIKESKSNDKCVYSVPITTLSPVNHRMKSINEAKMAFLNSTVNNTPPRPPPIVKKIEPTVHYAQLAITTSSEDTRSTGGGKNIKTNRQDIKENKLNSLPIDISPNVKKKVEQQQRKVSFKIKNASTSYRRPPLAMKTMTIKSSNVAELTKKFNNLVTDSHNTPFKQSKLVKTIEDLQTNSLFTASNSSTPSSTLSSSPNIKIVVRQKRGSRRRNNRKRCSSMDSIDKLLVSDNSSTKIGVIRSKSDGTKIPKSPKRQLKYNDASTKQSGSDCVDGSPVNPKDAEPKKDKNMPQNNVVKNVIKKFECEITAQSNVSTLKKNNDNAKSTIPIKEKPKVPEKKSSLVLTKNLVVKDGVPKIRTIKPLINNTIQKQCEHFKPSSPNSLKKKEPIYSSYEKKKFKTNYVHLEKLPLKVVEIIQEDVNESTSIIINSDDSQGATPSKQDEEKTYQDLSSCITPNESFLWRRKSSTYSDIEKSPSDSPYSILCISNNEVIVNSEQDIPEKLLKHESQKLKLDESQNCNDGSKSPKWDPCSDFESNLVEAINKDVLVGFTTKSQKKSLVENDYELLEPKDTENITIIPIKAVDTTISSKINCPLPEIPKKSPSASVNEVAKDNIYQCLLELRSHPEGDESSFHNYELCDNKLEERTRGDGDSDDGYEYCKSLVKPYCVTSSSGIQIAENYRPEADSNRKNYLISKSVSGTSTVSYEKIGSERIYEKIPPHPKSKDSSPNSYGSRHSFASDYTGYNESENIYDTIKHGDGASLSHCYESIPNSPSMVKLRNNVKKQLTSAIQKRLSFDTVSNISHCTLSSEQKTNSIYGQRSVLSYNGQEIAFQVPSSETSVSDRSDDWVDISDEEKNEEQKIIIVQEVSRGRKSPISWSQKVRHQWQNSPEQSNKQKDCDSSDSGHLYESLEPAPAPPAPALIDDDFDSFDSDSDDDHGQYSPAAPALPASRLPSPPIERGQYTLTKIASAAQRKMRQIKRNLTKRYSEAMDGKTLKLSPSPQNGTYETKPKPKSPIYANCDDQHVYSNISFPDSKPMLIKTENPVKANGFKDELKTAIGEKRLSNGDPPPLPDKPPPEKPTTPTSDNSKKDSGTLSRKTYFSFKSRFRRSSSSVMDINSDVPSALKITNSTFYLTDSIDGDSGFSNCDGAPGSTETLSPASAPRRRDGRRPWAESSPCLTVDRAERSDRSERLSRPAVPPPPPPGPHPPTDLSAVNEELKRLLPTLSRKEKGPRTRTSWYAGCGADTPTVVHHSTASWYAEAGVPPAGHVSSSSGASSGSHPASPLPRSLFTHEPLYQFYNAAKVESVCRELGDSDSDAYEASGSGGGSVEGAPPSARPSAMALVAPRGPARTLWCEVPEVVNSAVLSSLAPAQKRLQEAKFELLTSEASYLNSLNVLETQFVSHPAFRDPHVLTNDDFHMLFATILPVRKCSQLLMNELEKCWQENILLTGICEIVRTHADQHFHVYVKYCENQALMVRALQRLRDKPAFAAALRRVESHPACQSLSLHSFLMLPMQRVTRLPLLMDAVLKNLSREDEEHQSCRDALNTLNSFVSACNEGARNTERVEEMFRVSRAIEFPAHVRNAPLLGPACSRRDKKPVRWLVRSGEMTQLVWKTDEMKLTFGKKFHKTPLYLFLFNDLLVITKKKSEDSYIAVDHCPRSLLEVCSAEGAGVGGGGGGGGGAGGGAGGARHALLLTLLENHEGRTLEMLMSCSSETDASRWSEALAPAAAGADGEAVYAGWDCPQVAALYSYTPAQPDELRLAEGDVINVSRKTSEGWYYGERTRDGEAGWFPGAYTAEIASAHVRARNLRQRYRLLALSATYVGQKKRVL